The stretch of DNA CGAACGCGGAGGTCGCCTGCCGCGCGACCGCGGTGACGGTCGGGGTGGGCGACGGCAGCACCACGGTGGCGGCCGCTGCCGGCGAACCCGTCGCGCCGCTCTTACCCGAGCGCTGCGACAGCACGACGCCGACGACGATCCCGGCGACCACCACCACGGCGGCGACGATCGCCACCGGGAGCAGCCAGGCCGGACGCGCGCCGGTCCCCGACCCGCTGTGGTGTGCCGTCTCGCTCATGCCGTCCCACCCCCGCACCGCCGGCCGAGCGCCGGACGGACGGCAGCCTATCGACGCGCCCGCCGCGTCGTGCCCCTGCTCCGGGGCCGTGTCGGTGGCCCCGGCTACCGTCCGACCCGTGACCAGCACCTCCGTCCGCCGCCCGGCGACCCCACGTGGTGACGCCGCGCGCGCCGACCGCAGCCGCCCGGCCTTCCGCTGCGTCGAATGCGGGTGGACAACGTCGAAGTGGGTGGGCCGCTGCGGCGAGTGCCAGGCCTGGGGGTCGGTGTCCGAGGACGTCGGGCCGGGCGGCGGGGCGCCCCGCACGGCGGCGGTGGTGCCGACGCGGTCGCCCGCGCGGCCCATCGGCGAGATCGACGTCGAGGCCGCACGGGCCCGCCCGACGGGCGTCCCGGAGCTGGACCGCGTGCTCGGCGGGGGCCTGGTGCCCGGCGCCGTCGTGCTGCTGGCCGGCGAGCCGGGCGTCGGCAAGTCCACGCTGCTGCTCGACGTCGCGGCGCGCACGGCCGCTGCCGGCCGCACCGTGCTCTACATCACCGGCGAGGAGTCCGCGGGCCAGGTCCGGCTGCGCGCCGACCGCATCGGAGCGCTGCACCCCGGACTGCTGCTCGCGGACGAGACGGACCTCGCCACCGTCCTGGGCCACGTCGAGCAGGTCGACCCCGACCTGCTGGTGCTGGACTCGGTGCAGACGGTCGCGTCCGCCCTGGTGGACGGCACGGCCGGCGGTGTCGCGCAGGTCCGGGAGGTCGCCGCCGCGCTGATCGCCACCGCCAAGAGCCGCGACCTGCCCGTCGTGCTCGTCGGTCATGTCACCAAGGACGGGTCGGTGGCCGGTCCCCGCACGCTCGAGCACCTGGTGGACGTGGTCTGCCAGTTCGAGGGCGACCGCCACTCCCGCCTCAGGATGCTGCGCGCCACCAAGAACCGGTACGGCCCGACGGACGAGGTCGGCTGCTTCGACCTGTCGGAGCGCGGCATCGTCGGCCTGGCCGACCCGAGCGGTCTGTTCGTGTCCCAGGCGCTGCACCCGGTGCCGGGCACCTGCCTGACCGTGACGCTCGAGGGCCGCCGCCCCCTGGCCACCGAGGTGCAGGCGCTGGTGGCGCCCAGCGCGGCACCGAACCCGCGCCGGACGACGTCCGGCGTCGACTCCGCGCGGCTGTCGATGGTGCTCGCCGTGCTGCAGCGCCGGCTCGGCGCGCGCCTGTCCGACCAGGACGTCTACGTGTCCACCGTCGGCGGCGCCCGGGTGGTCGAGCCGGCGGCCGACCTGGCGCTGGCGCTCGCCACCGTCAGCGCGCGGGAGGACGAGACGCTGGTGCGGGGGCTGGTCGCCGTGGGCGAGGTGGGCCTCGCCGGCGAGATCCGGACGGTGGCCGGCGTGGACCGGCGGCTCGCGGAGGCGGCTCGGCTCGGCTTCCGGCGGGCCGTGGTGCCGGCCGGCAGCCTCGAGGGCCTCGTCGTCCCGGAGGGCATGCAGGTGATCGGCGCCGGCGACCTGGCACAGGCCGTCGACGCCGCGGGCGTCGGTGTCCCCGCCGGCGTGACTCGGCTGCGGGGTGGCCAGCACGGCTGACCTGCTGCGCGTCGACGCCGACGTGCCCGCCGCTCGGGCGGTGCCATCTCACCCGAACGCCCGCGGACCCCTCCAGGCTCCCCGCAGCATCGGCCTATACCATCGCCTGGTGCCTGCGCCGTCCCAGGAGGAGCTGCTCCGCTCCACCCTCAGCGCCGTCGCGCCCGGCAGCGGCCTGCGCGACGGGCTCGAGCGCATCCTGCGGGGGCGTACCGGCGCGCTGATCGTCCTCGGCATGGATCAGGCCGTGGAGCGCCTGTGCTCCGGCGGGTTCGTGCTGGACGTCGAGTTCAGCGCCACCCGCCTGCGCGAGCTGTGCAAGATGGACGGCGCCGTGGTGCTGGACCCGGCGACCAACCGCATCGTCCGCGCCGCGGTCCAGCTGCTGCCGGACCCCAGCATCGAGACGTCCGAGTCGGGCACCCGCCACCGCACCGCCGAGCGCGTCGCCAAGCAGACCGGCCTGCCGGTGATCTCGGTGTCCGCCTCGATGCGGATCATCGCGATCTACGTCGGCGACGCGCGGCACCAGCTCGAGGACTCGACCACAATCCTGTCCCGCGCCAACCAGGCGCTGGCGACGCTGGAGCGGTACAAGGCCCGGCTGGACGAGGTCAGCGGCACCCTGTCGGCGCTGGAGATCGAGGACCTGGTCACCGTGCGGGACGTGTCCGCCGTGGTGCAGCGTCTGGAGATGGTGCGCCGCATCAGCGAGGAGATCGACGGCTACGTCGTCGAGCTCGGTTCCGACGGCCGGCTGCTGGCGCTCCAGCTCGACGAGCTGATCGCCGGCGCCGGTGCCGACCGGGCTCTGGTGATCCGCGACTACGTCGACACCTCCCGCCGCGACGTCGACCAGGTGCTCGCCGCACTGGCCGACCTGACGTCCACCGAGCTGCTGGACCTGGCGCACATCGCCCGGGTGCTGGGCCTGCCCGGCAGCACCGACACGCTCGACGGCGCGGTCGGGCCCCGCGGCTACCGCCTGCTGTCGCGGGTCCCCCGGCTGCCCAGCACCGTGGTCGACCGGCTCGTCGCGCACTTCGGCGGCCTGCAGAAGCTCCTCGCGGCCGGCGTGGACGACCTGATGTCCGTCGACGGTGTCGGCGAGCAGCGTGCCCGGTCGGTGCGCGAGGGCCTGTCCCGGCTGGCGGAGTCCAGCATCCTCGAGCGCTACGTCTAGCGCCCGTCCCGCTCCGGTCGTCCGACGACCGTCCGCACCGGCCCCGTGCCGGTCCGGCTCAGTGCAGGACGAACACCGCCGGCCCGCCGGTCGCCCCGGCGAGGTTCACGGCGGCCTGGTAGGTGCCCGTCCCGGGACGTGACTGCCCACCCGGGCATCCCGGCGCCGACCGAACCCGGTTCCACGGCACCTGGGTGGTGTCCGACTGGCCGGCGGCCAGCAGCAGCGTCCGTCGCGGTGCGTTGGCCGCCGCGCAGTCCTTGGACGACCACACCCGGTCCGCACCGGAGGTGATCACCACCTCGCGGTAGGCGTCGCCGGCGTCGACCAGGCACGGCGCCGTCCCGGTGTTCTTGATGGTCACCGTGAACGTCGGGCTGACTCCGGCCGGCACGTCCACCGCAGCCGGGGTGAGGCCCAGCGCGAGCTGCGCCGGCTGGCAGTCGGCGACACCCCCACGCAGGGACGGTGTGGGGGTCGGCGTCGGTGACGTGCTCGCCGGCGCGGCGGGTGCCGCGGCCGCGGTCGTCCCCACCGCTGAGGTCGTCGTCGACGGGGTGAGCGGTGTGCGGGCGGCGGCACGGTCCGCGGCCCGACCGGCCCACGGGTGGATCACGACGAGCACCAGGAGCAGCAGCACCAACGGCACACCGAGCACCACCGCCCGCCGCACCCAGTACACCCGGGCCGGCAGCCTCCGG from Cellulomonas sp. NTE-D12 encodes:
- the radA gene encoding DNA repair protein RadA, whose translation is MTSTSVRRPATPRGDAARADRSRPAFRCVECGWTTSKWVGRCGECQAWGSVSEDVGPGGGAPRTAAVVPTRSPARPIGEIDVEAARARPTGVPELDRVLGGGLVPGAVVLLAGEPGVGKSTLLLDVAARTAAAGRTVLYITGEESAGQVRLRADRIGALHPGLLLADETDLATVLGHVEQVDPDLLVLDSVQTVASALVDGTAGGVAQVREVAAALIATAKSRDLPVVLVGHVTKDGSVAGPRTLEHLVDVVCQFEGDRHSRLRMLRATKNRYGPTDEVGCFDLSERGIVGLADPSGLFVSQALHPVPGTCLTVTLEGRRPLATEVQALVAPSAAPNPRRTTSGVDSARLSMVLAVLQRRLGARLSDQDVYVSTVGGARVVEPAADLALALATVSAREDETLVRGLVAVGEVGLAGEIRTVAGVDRRLAEAARLGFRRAVVPAGSLEGLVVPEGMQVIGAGDLAQAVDAAGVGVPAGVTRLRGGQHG
- the disA gene encoding DNA integrity scanning diadenylate cyclase DisA produces the protein MVPAPSQEELLRSTLSAVAPGSGLRDGLERILRGRTGALIVLGMDQAVERLCSGGFVLDVEFSATRLRELCKMDGAVVLDPATNRIVRAAVQLLPDPSIETSESGTRHRTAERVAKQTGLPVISVSASMRIIAIYVGDARHQLEDSTTILSRANQALATLERYKARLDEVSGTLSALEIEDLVTVRDVSAVVQRLEMVRRISEEIDGYVVELGSDGRLLALQLDELIAGAGADRALVIRDYVDTSRRDVDQVLAALADLTSTELLDLAHIARVLGLPGSTDTLDGAVGPRGYRLLSRVPRLPSTVVDRLVAHFGGLQKLLAAGVDDLMSVDGVGEQRARSVREGLSRLAESSILERYV